A window of Sagittula sp. P11 genomic DNA:
GTTCGAATACAAGAACCACTTCGAGAGCGTCTATTGCATGCAGGGTTCGGGCTCGATCACCGACCTCGCCACCGGCGAAACGCACCCGATCAAGCCCGGCGTCATGTACGCGCTCGACAAGCACGACCGGCACGTCCTGCGCGCGGACGAGGAACTCGTCATGGCGTGCTGCTTCAATCCGCCCGTGACGGGCAACGAAGTGCACCGTGAGGATGGCTCCTACGCCGCGCCCGAACCTGCAGAGGCCTGAATGACCCATACTGTCGAAAAGATCGGCGGGACGTCCATGTCCCGCCTCGGCGAACTGCGCGACACGCTGTTCATCAAGAACGGCAAACCGGAATACGGCCGCATCTTCGTCGTTTCCGCGTTCGGCGGCATCACCAACATGCTGCTCGAGCACAAGAAGACCGGTGAACAGGGCGTCTTTGCCAGCTTTGCGCAGGCGGATGACGACCACGGCTGGCACCGCGCAATGGACCGCGCCTCGACAGAGATGATCGCGGCGCACTCCGAGGTGCTGACCCACGCGGGCGACGTCCAGCTTGCGACCCGCTTCGTGCAGGATCGCATGGAGGGCGCCCGGAGCTGCCTGGTGGACCTTCAGCGGCTGTGCTCCTACGGGCACTTCCGCCTGAACGAGCACCTGCTGCAGATCCGCGAGCTGCTGTCGGGGCTGGGCGAGGCGCACTCCGCCTACGTCGCCGTCCTAATGTTGCAGCGCGCTGGCGTGAACGCCCGGCTGGTCGACCTGTCCGGCTGGCGTGACGAGGAGCATCTGAGCCTCGAGGATCGCCTGGCGAAGGGTATGGACGGCGTCGATCCGGCGACCGAGATGCCCATCGTCACCGGCTATGCCCAGTGCACCGAGGGCCTGATGCGCGAGTTCGACCGCGGCTATTCCGAGGTGACGTTCTCTCGTCTGGCGGCACAGACCGCCGCGCGCGAGGCGATCATCCACAAGGAATTCCACCTGTCCTCTGCCGACCCGAAGGTGGTCGGTGCGGAGGTGGTGCGCAAGCTCGGCCACACCAACTACGACGTGGCGGACCAGATGGCGAACCTCGGGATGGAGGCAATCCACCCCTCGGCCGCCAAGACGCTGCGCCGGGCCGGTGTACCGCTGCGCGTGACCAACGCGTTCGAGCCGGAAGATCCGGGCACCATCATCGACGACAAGCCGGCGGAAAGCGCCGCGGCGGAGATCGTGACGGGCCTTTCGGTCTTTGCGCTGGAAGTGTTCGAACAGGACATGGTCGGCGTGAAGGGCTACGACGCGACGATCCTCGACGCGCTGAAGCGCCATGACGTGTGGATCGTGTCGAAGGTGTCGAACGCCAACACGATCACCCACCACGTCCACGGCTCGCTGAAGGCGCTGCGCCGGGTCGAGAGCGACCTGAGCGACGTCTACCCGCAGGCCGACATTTCCCTGCGCAAATGCGCGCTGGTGTCGGTGATCGGCCGCGACCTGACCGGGCTGTCCGTGCTGACGCGTGGCATGGCGGCGCTGGAAGAGGCGGGCATCGTTCCGCTTGGCGCCGCGCAGGGTCCGCGCAGTGTCGACGTGCAGTTCATCGTCGACCACTCGGAACTGTCGAACGCGATCTGCAGCCTGCACGACGTGTTCTTTCCGCGAGAAGAAAAGGCCGGTGTCGCGCTCGTCGCGTGACGGCTGCGGCCTATAACCGAGTTCAACGACGGGCCCTGCCGGCAACGGTGGGGCCCGTTTTTCTGATGGTAGAGTAGTTCTTCGCGGATTCCCGCCTGG
This region includes:
- a CDS encoding aspartate kinase, whose amino-acid sequence is MTHTVEKIGGTSMSRLGELRDTLFIKNGKPEYGRIFVVSAFGGITNMLLEHKKTGEQGVFASFAQADDDHGWHRAMDRASTEMIAAHSEVLTHAGDVQLATRFVQDRMEGARSCLVDLQRLCSYGHFRLNEHLLQIRELLSGLGEAHSAYVAVLMLQRAGVNARLVDLSGWRDEEHLSLEDRLAKGMDGVDPATEMPIVTGYAQCTEGLMREFDRGYSEVTFSRLAAQTAAREAIIHKEFHLSSADPKVVGAEVVRKLGHTNYDVADQMANLGMEAIHPSAAKTLRRAGVPLRVTNAFEPEDPGTIIDDKPAESAAAEIVTGLSVFALEVFEQDMVGVKGYDATILDALKRHDVWIVSKVSNANTITHHVHGSLKALRRVESDLSDVYPQADISLRKCALVSVIGRDLTGLSVLTRGMAALEEAGIVPLGAAQGPRSVDVQFIVDHSELSNAICSLHDVFFPREEKAGVALVA
- a CDS encoding ectoine synthase encodes the protein MIVRDFNEITKNEPDRVVSDAKWTSVRMLLADDKMGFSFHITFLEAGSEHTFEYKNHFESVYCMQGSGSITDLATGETHPIKPGVMYALDKHDRHVLRADEELVMACCFNPPVTGNEVHREDGSYAAPEPAEA